A region from the Lagopus muta isolate bLagMut1 chromosome 27, bLagMut1 primary, whole genome shotgun sequence genome encodes:
- the LOC125685209 gene encoding coiled-coil domain-containing protein 81-like, with the protein MEGCWTVSVSLELASAFPTLLELSTEEIVAVWDAVSEYILEQMKLDKGVLVPGLGFFAGVQEQFHSKEGLSVRRPVFELNIGALWLPDLQSPNDIIPDDVKIEPLNYQQLSRASGVPLHLVLRCVRESVLLYCHLLRNKTPVPFVFQNLGVMTCQDNFLCMKFFCSCVEMLESNAPVLALIHTRLWMEDPADFGPETAARGIRVFPKFQLTVEKSRAEAAADKKSAIERKMSRGVSAGKLLPRRNTLTPTMLQREPGSRQQELAKEPPTSALPPCAGSFRRTKKGGQKEASTAQTSAALPATEESKRVLQELQEVSALWKEADHTWPVHQQQIEQTQAEMAAWEGWSAGKDQCPPQLVTRESVRVPHPPAQPRRQQVGRRWRKDVDPVPGSKMGTVTKLALHADLLSPRAAQVLQKLEPHLRQQEAFASTAERNRQKLELKQQLTRARCSHRSREKGAANGGDRGGAVGKGAGKPSRFPPVNGRS; encoded by the exons ATGGAAGGCTGCTGGACTGTGAGCGTCAGCTTGGAGCTGGCCTCCGCGTTCCCAACGCTGCTGGAACTCTCTACTGAAG agaTTGTGGCAGTCTGGGACGCTGTGTCTGAGTACATCCTGGAACAGATGAAGCTGGACAAG GGAGTCCTGGTTCCGGGACTTGGGTTCTTTGCTGGGGTCCAAGAGCAATTCCACAGCAAAGAGGGGCTTTCAGTCCGAAGACCCGTCTTCGAACTGAACATCGGGGCGCTGTGGCTGCCAGACCTCCAGTCTCCCAACGACATCATCCCTG ACGATGTCAAGATTGAGCCGCTCAACTACCAGCAGCTCTCGCGAGCCTCCGGCGTCCCGCTGCACTTGGTGCTGCGCTGCGTGCGGGAGAGCGTGCTCCTGTACTGTCACCTCCTGAGGAACAAGACGCCCGTCCCGTTCGTGTTCCAGAACCTCGGCGTTATGACCTGCCAGGACAACTTCCTCTGCATgaagttcttctgcagctgcGTTGAAATGCTGGAGAGCAATGCCCCCGTCCTCGCACTGATCCACACC AGACTCTGGATGGAAGATCCTGCTGACTTCGGGCCAGAGACCGCCGCCCGTGGGATCCGCGTGTTCCCAAA GTTTCAGCTCACTgtggaaaagagcagagcagaggctgctgcagaCAAGAAATCCGCAATAGAGCGGAAGATGAGTAGAG GGGTCTCTGCCGGCAAGCTGCTGCCGAGGCGGAATACACTTACCCCCACCATGCTGCAGCGCGAGCCAGGCTCAAGGCAGCAAGAGTTGGCGAAGGAGCCTCCTACCAG TGCGCTCCCGCCATGTGCAGGCAGCTTCCGCAGGACAAAGAAAGGAGGACAGAAGGAAGCATCTACTGCACAGACCAGTGCTGCACTCCCTGCCACCGAGGAATCTAAGAGAGTGCTGCAG GAGCTCCAGGAAGTGTCTGCGCTGTGGAAAGAAGCAGACCACACATGGCCTGTGCACCAGCAGCAAATAGAGCAAACACAGGCAGAAATGGCAGCATGGGAAGGCTGGAGCGCAGGGAAGGACCAGTGTCCGCCCCAG CTGGTGACCAGGGAGAGCGTGCGTGTTCCGCAtcctccagcccagcccaggagacagcaagtgggaaggagatggaggaaggACGTGGATCCTGTGCCAGGAAGTAAAATGGGGACGGTGACCAAGCTGGCACTGCATGCTGA CCTCCTTTCCCCGCGAGCGGCTCAGGTGCTCCAGAAGTTGGAGCCGCACCTCCGTCAGCAAGAGGCTTTTGCCAGCACCGCAGAAAGAAACCGGCAGAAGCTggagctgaagcagcagctcaccaG GGCTCGATGCTCGCACCGCTCCAGAGAGAAAGGTGCAGCCAACGGTGGTGACCGCGGTGGAGCTGTCGGCAAGGGGGCTGGGAAGCCGTCCAGATTTCCACCTGTGAATGGAAGATCGTAG